Sequence from the Maribellus comscasis genome:
TTCAGAAAGTTAAGCCTGATATCGAAATGATAGTTGCCGATCCTAAGGGTTCTGTAATAAAAGATTTTATCGAAAAAGGAACTTTTGGCGAAGCCGGGTCGTGGCTGGTAGAGGGGATTGGAGAGGATTTTATTCCTTCCATTGCCGATTTTTCATTGGCAAAAAAAGCCTATACCATTAGCGACACTGAAAGTTTTTCAACAGCACGGACGGTGCTGCGCAAAGAAGGAATCCTTGCTGGTTCTTCATCGGGAACTCTTATTGCTGCGGCATTAAAATATTGCCGGGAGCAAAAACACCCGAAAAACGTGGTAACATTTGTTTGCGACAGCGGCAATAAATACCTTACAAAAATGTACGACGATGCCTGGATGCATGAAAAAGGATTTAAAAATTGATTACATAAATTAAAACAGTTAACATGAAATTTTCAACAAAAACAATCCATGCCGGACAAAGAGCCGACAAAGCCACCGGCGCAGTAGTGGTGCCAATTTACCAAACTTCCACTTACAAACAAGATGAACTAAATGTGCACAAGGGATTCGAATATTCCCGTACCGGAAACCCCACGCGGCAGGCATTGGAAGAATGCCTTGCAGCCCTTGAAGATGGCCGTTTTGGGCTTGCGTTTTCATCGGGCCTGGCGGCTGAACATGCGGTACTTTCAACGTTAAAGCCAGGCGACCATGTAATAGCTGCGGAAGATATGTATGGTGGCACTTACCGCTTGTTTGAACAGGTTTTTAAGCCCTTTGGACTCCGGTTTAGTTATGTGGGTGGCAGCGTCCGTGATTTTGAAAATGCAATAACAGCGGAAACCAAATTGTTCTGGATTGAATCGCCTACCAATCCACTCTTACGGATTGCTGACATTTCAGCGGTGTCGGCAATTGCACACGGTAAAAACATAAAAGTTGTAGTTGACAACACTTTCGCTTCACCTTATTTTCAACAACCTTTGGCTTTAGGTGCCGACCTTGTTGTGCACAGCACCACAAAATATATCGGGGGCCATTCCGATATTGTGGGCGGCGCGTTAATCGTCAATGATGAAGCATGGCACGACCGGTTAAAATTCCTGCAAAATGCCGTTGGCGCAATTCCCGGTGCATTCGACAGTTGGCTGGCGCTCAGGGGACTAAAAACCCTTTCGGTAAGAATGAAACAACATGAAGAAAACGCTCATAAAATTGCTGAATTTCTTGAAAACCATCCATCAGTTACACAGGTTTATTATCCAGGATTATCATCTGACCGTTTTCATCTCCTCGCCAAACAACAAATGAACGGTTTTGGAGGTATGGTTTCTTTTAAATTAAAAAACGGGGATGAAAAATCTGTTAACTACTTTTTAAAGAATTTAAAAATTATATCGCTTGCCGAAAGCCTGGGCGGGGTCGAATCTTTAATTTGTTACCCTGCCGCAATGACACACGGCTCCATCCCCGAAAAAAAGCGGAACGCTATTGGGGTTTCAAATGATTTGGTCCGGCTTTCAGCAGGAATTGAAAATGTAGAAGATTTAATTGAAGACCTGGCGCAAAGTTTAGATTATTTTGAAAAGGAACTTCGATAGTTCGGGCAATGTTTGTGTTTGTTTGTTTTATTAATGTGGACAAATAGAGACATATTTAGACACTTTAACTTCTATTAACTAGTGAATTAGGGTTTTTCATAGGTTTGTTTGACTGGTAGAGATAAAAATCAGCATTCTTAAATACCAGTCTTAATATGATCTATGGAGGAAAGAGAAAACAAAAATATTGAGGAAGCAACAGAACGGGTCAAGAAGCGATTACCATTTGAAAAAATCCGAAGTATTCCAAAATTCAAAGATTTGTCATTGGAAGACTACGAAAAACTTATGAAAAATACAGAAACGATTGCCCTCCTGATCTTGAAAACATTTATTTTTAAAAATAAATCGGAATAGATATTTTTTACTAAATTGTCTACATGAGTGATTTAAGTCAGTTTAAACAATTTGCTCCGCAAGCTCCAAAACAATTTCAGGAAGGGAATAATGCAGTAATATATACCCGTGTATCATCAGCCGATCAGGAAGATAATACAAGTTTGGCTTCACAAAAAAGATACTGTGAAAAGTATGCCCAAAAAAGAGGATTGAATATAGTTGGTTACTTTGGTGGAACATTTGAATCAGCTAAAACAGACGACCGTAAAGAATTCAATCGGATGTTGACCTTTGTAAAACGTTCAAAAAATGTCAATTACGTAATTGTTTATTCCTATGAACGTTTTTCCCGTTCAGGTATCTCCGGAGCATCAATCGCCGACGATTTACTTAAAAAATACGGTGTAATTACTCTTGCTACCTCACAAGAACTTGACCCCACAACTCCTTCCGGCTCTTTTCAGCAAAAAATATTATTCTTGTTTGGCCAGATGGATAATGAATTGCGAAGGGACAAAGTGGTCACCGGTATGCGTGAATTGTTAACGAAAGGCTATTGGGTGTGGGCTCCTCCACGTGGATATAAGGATTTGAACAAAGGGAGGGCAACTGAGCGCAAATTGGTTGTTAACGAAGAAGGTAAAATTCTCAAAAAGGCTTTTGAATGGAAAGCTTATCTCCAACTACCTAACGTTGAAATTGGCAGGCGCTTAAAACGATTGGGGGTAGAAATATCGGAAAAGAGACTGATTAACCTGTTTTTAAATCCGTTTTACTGTGGCCTTATAACTAGCAAAATGCTTCCGGGGCAGGTGATCGAGGGTAGGCACGAATCATTAATTTCAAAGGAATTGTTTTTGGCAGTTCATAATATTCGGCAAGAAAAAAGAACTCAGGGTTTTGTCCACGATAGGGATAATGAAAACCTACCCTTAAAAGTATTCACGAAATGTGATAAATGTGGCCAGACTATGACTGGCTATTTGGCGAAAAAGAAGGGAATATATTATTACAAGTGCAGGACTAAAGGTTGCAGAGTCAACCGGAGTGCCAAGGGGATGCATGAATTATTTCGGAATGTGTTAAAAACTTTTCAGATTGGGAAAGAAGAGGTTGATATTATTAAGGTGCAATTGGAAGAACAGATGTCGGTATTTTTTAAATCCCAAATGGAGAATGCCACATCATTAAAAGCCAAACTGACAGAGACAAGAAAAAAATTGAATGCCATTGAAGAACGGTTTGTTGTTGGCGAGATAGACCGAAGCCTGTATGAAAAATTCAGACCGAAATATGAAAAGGAGTGTTTCGAAATTGAGCAAGAACTTAACAAGACAAGCGGATACAGTTCGAACCTCAAAAAAGTGATAGATTTTGCAGTGAAAATATGCAGGAATCCCTTTCTATTGTGGGATTCCGGTGATTTAAACAGTAAAAAGGTATTTCAGAATTTGTTGTTTCCGGAAGGAATCTACTATAACCGTGAATTTGACCTGGTTCGAACCCCAAGAATTAATACTTTTTTTTCACCAATCCCTGAATTAGCAAGGGTTTTGAACGGACAAAAAAAAGGGGATTCTATCAAAATTGATAAAATCCCCGCTTGGGTGAACCCTACGGTACAAAATTCGAACCATTTGATTGCAGAACTAAAGCTTTTGGGAGACATCTTAGCTTTATGAGACTGTCAAATTTAAAATGCGAACAAAAGTAAAAACAATCTAGTAAATTATATTTACATTTGAACTAAAAAACAAAATTAGTCAAATGTTTAGAAATAATACCAAGGATACAAAAGAACTTATTTTAAAAATTGCGATGCAGGTATTTGCTAAATATGGATTTCAGAAAACCTCAATTAATGATATTGCCAACGCTGCATTCAGATCAAAAGGTTCAGTTCACTATTATTTCAAAAATAAGAATGAGTTATTTCTGAAAGTTGTTGAAAAAGAGTTTCAATTATTACGCACAGAATTAGAGATAGTTGCGATGTCAGAATTAAACGGTAAACTGAAATTGACTAATTACATTATTACACGAATGAAAATTCTTGTGAAATTATCTTACATCTCAGATGCGATAAAAAATGGCTATATGGATTATGAATATTTTGCAGGAAAAATCAGGAAGAAATTCGATGATGAAGAGATTTTATTAGTAAAAGGGATAATATCAAATGGTATAATAAATGGTGAGTTTGAAGAAAGGGATGAAGAGCAAACTGCCTATGTTATTGTGTCAGCACTGAAAGGACTTGAGGAACTTTTAATGGTCAATATTAAATGTAGTGAGTGTGATATAAATCTCGATTACATGATTCAGGTTTTATTAAAAGGAATTGAGAAAAGATAGATTTGTCCTAATACTGACATAAAATCAAACACATGGCAATGTAAGTTCGTAAAAGTGCTTAAAAGCTATAATGAAACTCATATCAAGGCTTTAAATATAATAATCAGGAGTTGTTTTAGAAGCTTTTCATAAAAATCAAAAAATGAATTATATCAATATATCACATATTATAAAAAATAGTAATTCGAAATTTCTGAAAAGACTACCTGATTTCTCTATTCGAATAATTGCCTGGATTGTTAGACAAGAGGAAATAAACCGGATTCTAAAAAAATATGAAGGATTTGAGGGCGTTGACTTTCTGCCTAAAATAATTGAAGAGTTGGAAATTAATGTGGAATGTGCAGGACTGGAAAATTTACCGGAAAATGGAAAATGCTTTTTTGTTGCCAATCACCCTTTCGGACTGCTTGACGGTTTAATCCTTACAAATATTGTTGGTACAAAATACGGACATTTAAAAGCTATTGGAAACGATGCTTTTATGTTTGTTCCAAACTTAAGACCAATAGTCTCAAATGTCAATGTATTTGGGAAAAATCCTAAAAAATACTTTGTTGAATTAAACAATGTCTTTGCTTCTGATGCACCAATAACACATTTCCCTTATGGGCTTGTATCTAGAATTTATAAACTAAAGATACAAGATAAATTTTGGCATAAAAGTTTTATTACAAAAGCAATTCAACATAAAAGAAACATTATTCCGGTGCGATTTTATGGACGAAATTCTTATCTGTTTTATTCCATATTTTTACTCAGGCAAGTAGTAAAAATTAAAATCAATTTGGAACTGATATTGCTTCCGCATGAACTATTTCGTAAAAGGGGAAAAACAATTAAAGTTACAATTGGTGAGATGATTCAATACAGTGATTTGGAAACATCTATGTCGCATTGGGACTGGGCACAAAAGATTCGTAATGAAGTTTATTCCCATAAAAACAATTAGTGACAAACCGTTATGAAATTAATTCATAAATTGAAAAAACATTTATGATTCAAATATCAGGAATGCATAAAACATTATAGTAATGGATATGAAAAAAAATGTTGCATTGGTTTTGGGAAGTGGCGGAGCAAGAGGCTTAGCTCACATTGGTGTAATTAACGAACTCGAAGAGCAGGGATTCATTATCACATCAGTTAGTGGCACTTCAATCGGTTCATTAATTGGTGGATTTTGTGCTATGGGGAAATTAAATGAATTGACAGAATGGCTTACTACACTTCAAAAAAAGGATGTTTACAGTTTGATGGACCCCACCTTAAGCACGAATGGTCTGTTAAAGGCTGAAAAGGTTTTTAGAAAATTGAATACAATAATTCCGGATGTTCTTATTGAAGATATGAATATTCCGTATGCGGCAGTTGCAACCGATGTAATAAACAGAGAAGAAGTTATATTTACCAAAGGTAGTTTTTATAAGGCTGCGAGAGCATCTATTGCAATCCCCACAATTATTACACCAGTCATATCAGAAAACAGTATTCTTGTTGATGGTGGATTGCTTAATCCAATCCCAGCTAATCGAGTAAAAAGAACAGAAGGCGATATTTTAGTTGTTGTTAATTTGTATGACAGCAATAACCCGGATATATTGTTGTATGAAGAAGACGTTAAGAAACATCTTGCTCCCCAAAAATCATCGATTAGTAATATAGTTATCCTAAACAATAGCATAAATAATATTATAAAGAGAATACAGGACTTTATTCCAACAGGTAATAAAAACAGCCAGGGGTACTATTCGCTGATTCAGTTTACAACTTCTGCTATGCTTGAACAGATTTCAAAATTATCTATAGAGTTGAACAAACCTGATATATTGATAAATATTCCTTTTGATGCAGCAAGAACGTTTGAATTTTACAAGGCAAAGGAGTTGATAGAAGCAGGAAGGAAGGCTGCAAGAATCTGTATAAAACAATACCAAAATATTAACGATAATTAAAATACTTTATCATTAATACTTATGGTGATTTTATCAATTCATCTTATAATGGTCTAAAGTTATTTAAGAAGTAGATCGTAACTGCTTAACAGTCTGTTTGTATGTTAATGCTCACTTGACCGTTCCCAATGATGGATCAGATTCATTTTCTAAAGCTGTACCCTTCGGTAACTGTGTCAATTTTAAATTCTGGTTTTTCAGGAAATTTGTGCAAATTATTTTCCTGTTATTTTTTTTCTGTGATTTATTCCCCAATCTCTTAAAGCTTTAATAACATCACCCAGTGTTTCAGCATAAGAGGACGTATTGTATTCTATCATCACAGGATAGCCTTCAATAATTTTTCTTTCTATCAGTTTATTTTGTTCAAGATCTTTTAATTCATTGGATAAAACTTTAGCCGTGATTTTAGGAATGCTTTTTTGTATTTCAGTAAATCGATGATTCCCTGATGAGATTGAAATCAGAATCAACAACTTCCATTTTCCGCTAATAACATCTATTGCGTCTCTAACTGGCAACATTGCAGAGGAACAATCAGTGTGAACAGATTTTTTCATAAACTTTTTTCTTATCGCTTACCTTTAGGTAACTACTATATATTAGATAGTAAATATATTTAACTTTGTCGAATAAAAAAATATTAATTCTCAAAATAAATTACAGTAAAAATTAACATAATGAAATCAAAAAAAGTAGTTTATTGGATAACAACATCCGTTATTGGCTTGATGATGGTATTTAGCGCCTTCAATTACTTTACAAGTATAGAAGCAATAGAAGGTATGGCCCGGCTTGGATTTCAGCCTTTCTTCGTTAAAGAATTAGGATTCTTTAAAATCTTAGGTGTTTTGGCGCTTGTTATACCACAAGTTCCAATTAAAATAAAAGAATGGGCTTATGCCGGTTTTGGAATTGTTTTTATATCTGCATTCTGGGCACATGTAAATGCAGGTGACCCAGTTTCTATGTCTTCAATGCCTATCATTTTCCTGGTATTGCTTATAGTATCTAACATCTATTTGAATAAAATAAAAGTTTCGAAATGAATTTAACAATCTTTGGTGGAACAGCCGAGACAGGAATACTTGTTATTAAAAAAGCCTTGGAAGCCGAATATCGAGTGACTGCTTTCGCACGCAACCCGGCAAAAATATCCTTTCAAGATAAAATCTTAAAATCATAAAAGGGGAACTTACAGATATTAATCAAATTGAAAAAGCAATGATTGGTGCTGATGTGGTTATCAGCGTTTTGGGGCCAACTGGAAAGACGAAAGGATTGAATATTTCTACAGGTATAAAAAATATCATTTCGGCAATGGAAAGAAATGATGTGAAACGTTTTATAGCAACAGCAACGCCAAGTTTTAAAGTCCCAAATGATAAATTTCAGTTTAGCTTTTCGCTTGCCATTTTTATGATAAAAACTTTAGCAAAAGATGCTTATTGTGATATAGTGGCAACCGGAGAAGCCGTTTCAAATAGTCAGTTAGATTGGACTTTAGTACGCATACCAATGCTGAGCAGAAAACCAGGAACAGGAAAACTGAATATCGGTTATACAGGAACCGATAATGTTAAAGTATTTTCGCTTTCAAGGGAAGACTTGGCTGATTTTTTAATTAAACAAATTAACGATAAAAATTATTTGAAAAAGGCACCTGTTATAAGCAATTAATTATTAATCATTTTTACTTTGAGTGAGTTTGTCACTCTTGAATCGATTTTAAAGATTGGTTTGCATTGAGAAAAATTCTATATTTGACTAATTAAACAAAATAGTCAAATGGAATGGCAAAACCAGAAATCAAATCGATAATAATAAGTGCTGCCACTCAGTATTTTTCAAAATTCGGGTTTTATAAAACAACGATGGATGAGATTGCCAAACACATCCATAAAGCAAAAGGAGTTTTATATTATCACTATAATAGCAAGGAAGAATTATTTAACGAAGTATTAAAGCAGGAGCTTAGTACCGTAAAATCTGAGTTACAGAAGGTTGTTAATTCTGATGAAGATGCTTTAACTGTTCTTAATAACTATTTTTTTAAAAGGCTTGAGTTATTGCATGAATCTGTAAATTACCATGAAACTTTGAAAGCCGATTTTTTTGAAAAATATCATTTTGTAGAGGAAGTTAGGGAAGACTTTACCACGTTTGAGAGAAATAATTTTTATCAGATGCTAAAAAAAGGTGAGGATGAAGGGGTATTGCATTTTAATAATATTGACTCAACAGTAAATATCCTGTTAATGCTGGTCAACTCCATGGAAGTACCGTTATTCCTTCAAAATAAATATTCCGAGTACATTCATACAATTAAAGAACTTGCAGAATTTCTTGTAAAAGGATTAAAATCTTAACAATTTATTAACTCGATTTGACTAAAAGTGTTTTATAGTCAAATATTATTATACATTTGCATTGACTTTAGAACATTAATAGTCAATAATTGCAACAATGTGAAGCATAATAAGAAAATTAGAATTAATAAAAAGTGAATACAATGAAACAATTAAATTGGTTTTTTGCCGTAAGCGCATTAATCCTTGCCGGTTGCAGCACCGGAAATTCAAACATTGATAAAATTGTGCGGGGGAAAGGCATTCCTGTTAAAGTAAGTGAAATCGGTAAAAGTATTAATGCTACCGATCATATGTATATTGGAACCATTGAAGAATCCTTTTCTGTTCCTCTGAGTTTTTTGGTTACCGGAACTGCAGAAAAAGTCCTTGTGGATGAAGGACAAATGGTAAAAAAAGGTCAGTTACTGGCAATTCTTAACAATGAAAGTTATCAAAATATGTATCAGGTTGCATTATCAAAGGCTAAGCAAGCAGAGGATGCGTACAACCGGCTGGAGCCTATGTATAAAAAAGGGAGCCTGCCTGAAATTAAATATGTAGAAATAAAAACCGGTCTGGATCAAGCTCATTCACTGGCATCAATTTCAGAAAAAAATCTTAATGACTGTAATCTTTATGCCCCTGCGGATGGGATCGTCGGCAGAAGGATGATAGAACCAGGAATGAGTATAATTCCCGGCAAACCGGTTTTTCAATTGGTAAAGATTGACAAAGTAAATGTAAAAATTCCTGTCCCTGAAAATGAAATTGCCGGGATACAAAAAGGACAGGAAGCATATGTAAAAGTAAGTGCTTTAGGTGACCGGAAGTTTGAAGGAGAGGTAACAGAAATTGGTGTATTGTCTAACCCACTTTCTCATACCTATAATATTAAAGTTGCACTAAATAACCCGGACAAGATATTAAAACCCGGAATGGTTTGTAAAGTAAGCATCAATAATCCTGTAATGGGGAACAGAATTGTTGTTCCACTTTCAGTTATACAGGTTGGAGGGGACAAGAGTAAATATGTATATGTAGCCAACTCAAGTAAAGATAAAGTGGTTAAAAGAAATGTTGAGCTAGGCTCTTTAGCTAGCAACGGCGTGGTTATAACAAGCGGCTTATCTGCAGGTGATCTGCTTATTACCGAAGGGTACCAGAAAATAAACGAGAGCACAACCATCCAAATCGTAAGATAATATGAAAAGGTTCGAGATAGTTGAGTCTGCCATGCGACACAGGCAGATCGTATTTTTAATTAGCGCTTTGCTGGTTATACTTGGCGTTTATGCTCTTTTTGTAATGCCCCGGCAGGAATTCCCTCAGTTTACCATCCGGCAGGGATTGGTAATAGGTGTCTATCCCGGTGCCAGTTCCGAAGATGTAGAACAGCAACTGACAACAAAAGTTGAGAAATACTTATTTGGTTATGGAGAAATTAAAAAGGAGAAAACCTATTCAATCTCGAAAGATGGGATGATGATTGTTTTTGTCACTTTAAACGATGATATCAAAAATACCGATGAATTTTGGGCAAAACTAAATCACGGACTGAATACTTTTAAAGCTCAATTGCCTACCGGAGTTTTGGCTTTGCTGTCAGATAATGATTTTGGTGACACTTCGGCTTTGTTGATTACCCTTGAATCAGACCAAAAGACTTACCGTGAACTGGAAAGTTATTTAGATGAACTGGAAAACCGGCTTCGAAGAATTAAATCAGTATCTAAACTTCGTCATTATGGTTTACAAAAGGAACAAATCAGTATATACATTGAAAAAGAAAAGCTTACCAATTACGGGATAAACACTGCAACCCTGGCAGGAAATCTTTTTACACAGGGTTTTACTACAATGAGTGGCACTGTCGATAATGATCAGTTTATTGCGCCGATCCATATTTCGCAATCGTATAACAGCGAACAGGATATTGCCGAGCAAATTATTTATTCCGATCCTACCGGAAACATCATCCGTTTAAAAGACGTGGCGCGAATCGTTCGTGAGTATCCCGATGCAGATAGTTACATTTCTAACAACGGGCACAAAAGTTTATTGATTTCAATGGAAATGCAGCCTGGGAATAACATTGTACAATATGGCAAAGAAGTTAATGAAGTATTGGAACAATTTCAATCTGAATTACAAGGTGATGTAAGCATTGAACGCATTGCCGACCAGCCAAAGGTCGTTAGTGATTCGATTAAGACATTTCTGATAGAAATGCTGTATGCCATTGTTGCCGTTATTATGGTCACCATGGTTTTACTTCCATTTCGGGTAGCAACTGTTGCTGCAACTTCAATTCCTATCACAATTTTTGCCTCGCTTGGGATTATGTATTTAACGGGCATGGAATTAAATACAGTAACCCTTGCCGCATTGATTGTAACCCTGGGGATGATCGTAGATAATTCAATAGTAATTGTAGATAGTTACATGGAAAAACTTGATCAGGGAATGTCGCGATGGCGTGCAGCCATAAGTAGTGCAAAAGGTTTTTTCAAGGCAATATTTTCGGCAACGCTGGCTATTAGTATTACCTTCTTTCCATTTCTATTTACCTCAACGGGAATGATAAAAGATTTTGTCAGACTATTCCCCTGGACTGTGACCATAACATTGGGAATTTCCCTGGCAGTTGCAATGTTGCTAATTCCATTCATCCAGTATACATTTATCAAACAAGGATTCGAACAATCAAAACGCAAGAAAAAGGAAGGCAGACGTAATTTTCTGGATATTGTTCAGCAATCCTATGAAAAGTGGCTCGTAAAGTCGTTTAAGCATCCGAAAATAACCATTGGGACAGGTGTCTTGTCTGTATTACTGGGAGTTGTACTTTTTACTCAGGTACCCGTGCAGTTAATGCCTATTGCCGAACGAAACCAGTTTGCAGTTGAAATATATCTACCTAAAGGTAATTCACTGGAACAAACTGCCTTGGTTGCAGACAGTTTGGAAATAATGATGAAAAAAGATGATCGGGTAAAATCTATTACCTCATTTATTGGTACCAGTTCACCACGTTTTCATACTACTTATGCACCTAAGCTGCCCGCTCGCAATTATGCGCAGTTTATTGTAAATACTCCTTCGAACCGGGCAACAGAAGAAATTCTTGATGAATATACAGACTTTTATGCAGAATATTTCCCCAATGCGCATGTCCGCTTTAAACAGCTCGATTACCAGGAAGCTGCCAACTCAATTGAGATACTTATTTCAGGAAATAATATTGCTAATTTAAAAACAGCCGCTGATTCACTAATTGTTAAAATGCGGACAGTGCCGGAATTAACCTGGGTGCATACCAATTTTGAAGAAATGTTGGCAGGCACACATGTCGATATTAACGATATAGAGGCTAATCGGTTAGGGATTAACAAAACAATTGTAGCCACAAACCTGGCTATGCGTTTTGATGGAGTACCATTAACAACTTTATGGGAAAACGATTATCCGGTTACGGTAAAACTAAAAGCGGAACGCGATCATGAAGTTTCGTACAGCGATATTGAGAACGAATACATTCATTCTCTGATCCCCGGAGTTTCTGTTCCGTTACGTCAAATCGCTGACGTTAAGCCCGACTGGACACAAGGTCAGATAATTCGTCGAAACGGAGTACCAACCATAAGCATTGTAAGCGATGTGAAACGCGGCGTGAATTTGAACCAGATATTCCGATCTGTGAAAAAAATAGCCGATAGTCAACCCTTGCCCGAGGGAACCAGTTTGAGTTATGGTGGCGCGTATGAAACCGATTCGGAGATGCTGCCGCAGGTTACCGGTGGCTTGTTCATGAGTGTCTTTATTATTTTCCTGATCCTGGTGTTTCACTTTCGAAAAATCAACCTGGCCTTACTGGTTATGGGGTCGTCAACTTTAAGTATTATCGGAGCCGTGCTAGGTGTGTTGATCATGGGGCTCAACTTTGGAGTGACCTCCATATTAGGGATTGTCAGCCTGATCGGTATTCTTGTTCGAAACGGCATTATTATGCTCGATTATGCTGAAGAACTTCGACAACATGGAAAGAAAACCGCACTTGAAGCAGCATTTGAAGCAGGTAAACGGCGTATGCGCCCTATCTTCCTTACATCGATGGCTGCATCAATGGGGGTAATTCCTATGATTATCAGTAAAAGTGCCCTTTGGGCGCCTATGGGTGTCGTAATCTGCTTCGGAACAATTACATCTATGATATTTTTAGGTCTCATTCTTCCGGTGGCCTATT
This genomic interval carries:
- a CDS encoding TetR/AcrR family transcriptional regulator, producing MFRNNTKDTKELILKIAMQVFAKYGFQKTSINDIANAAFRSKGSVHYYFKNKNELFLKVVEKEFQLLRTELEIVAMSELNGKLKLTNYIITRMKILVKLSYISDAIKNGYMDYEYFAGKIRKKFDDEEILLVKGIISNGIINGEFEERDEEQTAYVIVSALKGLEELLMVNIKCSECDINLDYMIQVLLKGIEKR
- a CDS encoding NAD(P)H-binding protein; amino-acid sequence: MNLTIFGGTAETGILVIKKALEAEYRVTAFARNPAKISFQDKILKS
- a CDS encoding cystathionine gamma-synthase, translated to MKFSTKTIHAGQRADKATGAVVVPIYQTSTYKQDELNVHKGFEYSRTGNPTRQALEECLAALEDGRFGLAFSSGLAAEHAVLSTLKPGDHVIAAEDMYGGTYRLFEQVFKPFGLRFSYVGGSVRDFENAITAETKLFWIESPTNPLLRIADISAVSAIAHGKNIKVVVDNTFASPYFQQPLALGADLVVHSTTKYIGGHSDIVGGALIVNDEAWHDRLKFLQNAVGAIPGAFDSWLALRGLKTLSVRMKQHEENAHKIAEFLENHPSVTQVYYPGLSSDRFHLLAKQQMNGFGGMVSFKLKNGDEKSVNYFLKNLKIISLAESLGGVESLICYPAAMTHGSIPEKKRNAIGVSNDLVRLSAGIENVEDLIEDLAQSLDYFEKELR
- a CDS encoding patatin-like phospholipase family protein gives rise to the protein MDMKKNVALVLGSGGARGLAHIGVINELEEQGFIITSVSGTSIGSLIGGFCAMGKLNELTEWLTTLQKKDVYSLMDPTLSTNGLLKAEKVFRKLNTIIPDVLIEDMNIPYAAVATDVINREEVIFTKGSFYKAARASIAIPTIITPVISENSILVDGGLLNPIPANRVKRTEGDILVVVNLYDSNNPDILLYEEDVKKHLAPQKSSISNIVILNNSINNIIKRIQDFIPTGNKNSQGYYSLIQFTTSAMLEQISKLSIELNKPDILINIPFDAARTFEFYKAKELIEAGRKAARICIKQYQNINDN
- a CDS encoding 1-acyl-sn-glycerol-3-phosphate acyltransferase, with translation MNYINISHIIKNSNSKFLKRLPDFSIRIIAWIVRQEEINRILKKYEGFEGVDFLPKIIEELEINVECAGLENLPENGKCFFVANHPFGLLDGLILTNIVGTKYGHLKAIGNDAFMFVPNLRPIVSNVNVFGKNPKKYFVELNNVFASDAPITHFPYGLVSRIYKLKIQDKFWHKSFITKAIQHKRNIIPVRFYGRNSYLFYSIFLLRQVVKIKINLELILLPHELFRKRGKTIKVTIGEMIQYSDLETSMSHWDWAQKIRNEVYSHKNN
- a CDS encoding winged helix-turn-helix transcriptional regulator; protein product: MKKSVHTDCSSAMLPVRDAIDVISGKWKLLILISISSGNHRFTEIQKSIPKITAKVLSNELKDLEQNKLIERKIIEGYPVMIEYNTSSYAETLGDVIKALRDWGINHRKKITGK
- a CDS encoding TetR/AcrR family transcriptional regulator, encoding MAKPEIKSIIISAATQYFSKFGFYKTTMDEIAKHIHKAKGVLYYHYNSKEELFNEVLKQELSTVKSELQKVVNSDEDALTVLNNYFFKRLELLHESVNYHETLKADFFEKYHFVEEVREDFTTFERNNFYQMLKKGEDEGVLHFNNIDSTVNILLMLVNSMEVPLFLQNKYSEYIHTIKELAEFLVKGLKS
- a CDS encoding NAD(P)-dependent oxidoreductase; translated protein: MIGADVVISVLGPTGKTKGLNISTGIKNIISAMERNDVKRFIATATPSFKVPNDKFQFSFSLAIFMIKTLAKDAYCDIVATGEAVSNSQLDWTLVRIPMLSRKPGTGKLNIGYTGTDNVKVFSLSREDLADFLIKQINDKNYLKKAPVISN
- a CDS encoding DoxX family protein, encoding MKSKKVVYWITTSVIGLMMVFSAFNYFTSIEAIEGMARLGFQPFFVKELGFFKILGVLALVIPQVPIKIKEWAYAGFGIVFISAFWAHVNAGDPVSMSSMPIIFLVLLIVSNIYLNKIKVSK
- a CDS encoding recombinase family protein: MSDLSQFKQFAPQAPKQFQEGNNAVIYTRVSSADQEDNTSLASQKRYCEKYAQKRGLNIVGYFGGTFESAKTDDRKEFNRMLTFVKRSKNVNYVIVYSYERFSRSGISGASIADDLLKKYGVITLATSQELDPTTPSGSFQQKILFLFGQMDNELRRDKVVTGMRELLTKGYWVWAPPRGYKDLNKGRATERKLVVNEEGKILKKAFEWKAYLQLPNVEIGRRLKRLGVEISEKRLINLFLNPFYCGLITSKMLPGQVIEGRHESLISKELFLAVHNIRQEKRTQGFVHDRDNENLPLKVFTKCDKCGQTMTGYLAKKKGIYYYKCRTKGCRVNRSAKGMHELFRNVLKTFQIGKEEVDIIKVQLEEQMSVFFKSQMENATSLKAKLTETRKKLNAIEERFVVGEIDRSLYEKFRPKYEKECFEIEQELNKTSGYSSNLKKVIDFAVKICRNPFLLWDSGDLNSKKVFQNLLFPEGIYYNREFDLVRTPRINTFFSPIPELARVLNGQKKGDSIKIDKIPAWVNPTVQNSNHLIAELKLLGDILAL